AGGAGGGCATGGTGTCGGAGCGGGCGGTATTCGCCCAGGCCGCGCATTCGGACAATGATCACGATCTGGCGCTGTTCAGCGTCAATTTGGGCCAGCAGCGTTCCGGGCCGTTCAGCCCGCGCGGCGAGGCGCCGGATCCGCATCAGCCCAAGGCCGGGCTTTACCATCTGGCCTGGGAGGTGGATACGCTGCTGGAGCTGAAGCGCATCCGCGACGAGCTGGCCAGCCAGGGGCGATTGGGCATGGAGGAGGATCACGGCGCGCACAAGAGCGTGTACGGCAACGATCCGGACGGCCTGCTGTTTGAAGTGGCGTGGTTTCCGCCCGAAGGCTGGCATGCAGACGGCCATGCGCCGGCAGAGGATGGCGCGCTGGATTGGGATAAGGAATTGGCCCGCGACGCGGCCTGGTCAAGGTGAGGAGGCGCGCTCCGGCAGGTAGCGTTCTCTAAGCTTGGGAAGCTGCCGCCACAAACAGGC
The Chromobacterium sp. IIBBL 290-4 DNA segment above includes these coding regions:
- a CDS encoding VOC family protein yields the protein MGIKRLNHAVLYVSDVAESAAFYRDVLGFRPKEGMVSERAVFAQAAHSDNDHDLALFSVNLGQQRSGPFSPRGEAPDPHQPKAGLYHLAWEVDTLLELKRIRDELASQGRLGMEEDHGAHKSVYGNDPDGLLFEVAWFPPEGWHADGHAPAEDGALDWDKELARDAAWSR